In a single window of the Terriglobus roseus genome:
- a CDS encoding Mov34/MPN/PAD-1 family protein, translating into MLKLTQSDYETLRAHGEETYPNECCGIMLGHTGDCNQVVELMRAGNTRTDSAHNRYHIAPQELIKAQREGRKKGLDIVGFYHSHPDHPAQWSATDFAEAHWFGCSYVITAVAQGKAEVTNAFLLRGTSEDDKTFENEEILVG; encoded by the coding sequence ATGCTCAAGCTGACCCAATCCGACTACGAGACCCTGCGCGCCCACGGTGAGGAGACTTACCCCAACGAGTGCTGCGGCATCATGCTCGGTCATACGGGCGACTGCAACCAGGTCGTGGAGCTTATGCGTGCGGGTAACACACGCACCGACTCCGCGCACAACCGATACCACATCGCGCCGCAGGAGCTCATCAAAGCCCAGCGCGAAGGACGCAAAAAGGGCCTGGACATCGTCGGCTTTTACCACTCGCACCCGGACCATCCGGCGCAGTGGTCTGCCACGGATTTTGCCGAAGCACACTGGTTTGGTTGTAGCTACGTCATCACGGCCGTCGCGCAGGGCAAGGCCGAGGTGACGAATGCATTCCTTCTGCGCGGCACCAGTGAAGACGACAAGACCTTCGAAAACGAAGAGATCCTGGTCGGCTAG
- the moeB gene encoding molybdopterin-synthase adenylyltransferase MoeB → MTKELPKLTNEEIARYSRHLILPEVGMDGQRKLKAAKVLCVGTGGLGAPLALYLTAAGVGTIGLVDFDVVDESNLQRQVIHSQQTVGMLKVDSAEQMLKGLNKNVNIVKHNTMLTSANALEIFKDYDVIADGTDNFQTRYLVNDACVLTGKPNAYGSIFRFEGQASVFATEEGPCYRCLYPEPPPPGLVPSCAEGGVLGILPGLVGVIQATEVIKLILGIGEPLIGRLLLVDSLAMGFRTLKLRKNPACPACGTHEIKELIDYDQFCGIQKPAEVGPLEVSAHAAVAADLQEKDGIPQISVETLKAKRDEGKAFILDVRDPHEAQIATLGAPMIPVGDLESRIGELKGRENDEILVHCRSGARSQKAALILKSHGFKNVSNVTGGILAWADKIDPSMPKY, encoded by the coding sequence CTGACCAAGGAACTCCCGAAGCTGACCAACGAAGAGATCGCGCGCTACTCGCGCCACCTGATCCTGCCGGAAGTCGGCATGGACGGCCAGCGCAAACTGAAGGCCGCCAAGGTCCTCTGCGTCGGCACCGGCGGCCTCGGTGCGCCGCTCGCGCTGTACCTTACCGCCGCGGGCGTGGGCACCATCGGCCTCGTCGACTTCGACGTCGTCGATGAGAGCAACCTGCAGCGCCAGGTCATTCACTCGCAGCAGACGGTCGGCATGCTCAAGGTCGATTCCGCCGAGCAGATGCTGAAGGGCCTCAACAAGAACGTCAACATCGTCAAGCACAACACGATGCTGACCTCCGCCAACGCGCTCGAAATCTTCAAGGATTACGACGTCATCGCGGACGGCACCGACAACTTTCAGACACGCTACCTCGTCAACGACGCCTGCGTGCTCACCGGCAAACCGAACGCCTACGGCTCCATCTTCCGTTTCGAAGGTCAGGCCAGCGTCTTCGCTACCGAGGAAGGCCCCTGCTACCGCTGCCTGTACCCCGAACCGCCGCCGCCGGGTCTCGTCCCCTCCTGCGCGGAGGGTGGCGTACTCGGCATCCTGCCCGGCCTCGTCGGCGTCATCCAGGCGACCGAAGTCATCAAGCTGATCCTCGGCATCGGCGAGCCCCTCATCGGCCGCCTGCTGCTGGTTGACTCGCTTGCCATGGGTTTCCGCACGCTCAAGCTGCGCAAGAACCCGGCCTGCCCCGCCTGCGGCACCCACGAGATTAAGGAACTGATCGATTATGACCAGTTCTGCGGCATCCAGAAGCCCGCCGAGGTTGGCCCGCTTGAGGTCTCAGCACACGCAGCGGTCGCTGCCGATCTGCAGGAAAAGGACGGCATTCCGCAGATCAGCGTCGAAACCCTTAAGGCTAAGCGCGACGAAGGCAAGGCGTTCATCCTCGATGTACGCGACCCGCACGAGGCGCAGATTGCCACCCTCGGCGCGCCGATGATCCCGGTGGGCGACCTCGAGTCGCGCATCGGCGAACTCAAAGGACGCGAGAACGACGAGATCCTCGTTCACTGCCGCAGCGGCGCACGCTCGCAGAAGGCCGCGCTCATCCTGAAGTCGCACGGCTTCAAGAATGTCTCGAACGTCACCGGCGGCATCCTCGCCTGGGCCGACAAGATCGATCCCAGCATGCCCAAGTACTAG